Proteins co-encoded in one Plasmodium reichenowi strain SY57 chromosome 10, whole genome shotgun sequence genomic window:
- a CDS encoding putative regulator of nonsense transcripts, protein MDKTFDYNNIHVDNFDELYDFCISKDTNKKKIKEENYFSEDTQQKFNDDKDACNKEVLKKNTNIKPTKKHGKNKKSEYSPCRTIEEKRLDTLNESLEDTDSYYDRKKKNSHKCKEKMSNSNNNNNDNNSNKNIDPHGKDYIHQGKQNNQHEQQYYSNKYMKNNSECLSDISSYTDIRSCNNVEDGIYDEYDLTNKMKYEKKNNNKNKNKNGHNNKYDNKYDNKYDNKYDNKYDNKYDNKYDQKYDHKNNYYKNDFSTYYSNHKDDTHNEFYEEGDNYRYKNKKGKDDLKYYRCRYCEIDSIDSVVQCNNCKRWFCNGSYGTCGSHIVTHLVRSKHKEIRLHKNSLLGETILECYNCACRNVFLLGFLPTSEEGVVVIICRDPCLSSYISLYEKHVGPFDEHKNESLEDDMEKEISLKDHDVDNEEINEELCKNNKKRCENINSSNEDEKEHVEPINFCSLNHPSDSSDYYYYYNHHSNYSRRQRNKKQNKGSEKKHMNVCCDENKRKDFENNNYDNKFVDDENMIEGEDNKEYEKKGKQNEVYKEDEKGSYISNSNINDELKKIKDWDLKKWQPIIEDRFFLEWLVNIPSNEEAERKGKLSTSYNVNKLEELWKNKKDVYIDELNFEILNDEPNKVELKYEDAHHYQSIFSPLIQLEADYDKSIKEGQKQGNVSVRWDIGLNKKRYAHFIYVKEESELRLVAGDELKISYTYPDGSVWCCEGHISRLHNTEEISLELRTSCTSNGPWVDNITTGFTVEFIWKSTAYDRMQLALNEFALNSYSLSGFLYHKLLGHDISEDSLEYNKNTFYKLMHKKVMSIRNYSAPNLAPLNHSQIDAIKRSLLSPLSLIQGPPGTGKTLTCATLVYHLVKMNMGKVLVTAPSNVAVDQLSVRIHRSGLKVVRLCAKSRESVPSIAEYLYLHNQMKLLKTDIVEELNKLLELKEEVGELSQKDERRLKKLILYAEHEILIEADVICCTCVGAMDKRLKKFRFRQVLVDEATQSTEPECLVPLVTGAKQIVLVGDHCQLGPIIVCKKAANAGLGKSLFERLVMLGITPFRLEVQYRMHPALSEFPSYVFYDGSLQNGITLKEREYPLKSFPWPNPKCPMFFYNSTGLEEMSASGTSYLNRSEASNMEKLVRTLLQCGLKPSQIGVITPYEGQRAYITSLFQKNISFQNSSDIEVASVDAFQGREKDFILLSCVRSNKKLGIGFLNDPRRLNVALTRAKYGLIICGNAKVLSRHHFISREKINANETITNVNSVWINLLSQFKKKDLIVEGCLSNLKPLNINIPTPTKLPSTYTNFNYFHSYDNLQKNKTYSYQDKFKSNTYKDNNTNTANQYNHNNNHNNNKNNDDELFNSSHNNHYYSSYYYYSHFNKNHVPDENTNSQFNLNLSNYSYCSDHFMNNDLYNYINKNKKKNIVNSYVNNLSQMSQFNDYPTETNHNNDDHNYLDLHDKYNDNLDDDKKSINKSNISSSVNNSEFSYPNNKMSSNHSVDSYNHDTNLTSISKNADNLFPYLFYYKNNQNSSSQPYMYYNENRKQINSSKTQKSLKNTVLNKSSTSNTMLSQKDSIIVNEQKLNCDNLKKVSENMHIN, encoded by the coding sequence ATGGATAAAACAtttgattataataatattcatgTAGATAATTTTGACGAACTGTACGATTTTTGTATTTCTAAGGATAcgaataaaaaaaaaataaaagaagaaaacTATTTTTCAGAAGATACACAACAAAAATTTAATGATGATAAGGATGCATGTAATAAAGAGGTGttaaaaaagaatacaaatataaaaccTACAAAAAAACATgggaaaaataaaaaatctGAATATTCTCCTTGTAGAACAATAGAGGAAAAGAGGTTAGATACGTTAAATGAAAGTTTGGAAGATACGGATTCATATTATgatagaaaaaaaaaaaattcacATAAATgcaaagaaaaaatgagtaacagcaataataataataatgataacaaTAGTAACAAGAATATTGATCCTCATGGAAAAGATTATATTCATCAAGGAAAGCAGAACAATCAACATGAACAACAATATTATAGTAATAAgtatatgaaaaataattcagAATGTTTAAGTGACATAAGTAGTTATACTGACATTAGAAGTTGTAATAATGTAGAGGATGGAatatatgatgaatatgatttaacaaataaaatgaaatatgagaaaaaaaataacaataaaaataaaaataaaaatggtcataataataaatatgataacAAATATGATAACAAATATGATAACAAATATGATAACAAATATGATAACAAGTATGATAACAAATATGATCAAAAATATGATCataagaataattattataaaaatgattttaGCACATATTATAGTAATCATAAGGATGACACGCATAATGAATTTTATGAAGAAGGAGATAAttatagatataaaaataaaaaaggtaaagatgatttaaaatattatagatGCAGATATTGTGAAATTGATTCCATCGATAGTGTTGTTCAATGTAATAATTGTAAGCGTTGGTTTTGTAATGGTTCTTATGGTACTTGTGGTAGTCACATTGTTACACATTTAGTTCGATCAAAACATAAAGAAATTAgattacataaaaatagtTTATTAGGTGAAACAATTTTAGAATGTTATAACTGTGCATGCAGAAATGTATTTTTGTTAGGTTTCCTTCCGACATCCGAAGAAGGtgttgttgttattatttgtaGAGATCCTTGTTTATCTAGTTATATATCCTTATATGAGAAACATGTGGGTCCTTTTGATGAACACAAAAATGAGAGTTTAGAAGATGATATGGAAAAGGAGATTTCCTTAAAAGATCACGACGTGgataatgaagaaataaatgaggaactttgtaaaaataataaaaaaagatgtgaaaatataaatagtaGTAATGAAGATGAAAAAGAACATGTGGAACctattaatttttgttcCCTTAATCACCCAAGTGATAGTTCTgattactattattattataatcatcatTCTAATTATTCGAGACGTCAAAGGAATAAAAAACAGAATAAAGGATCAGAGAAGAAACACATGAATGTTTGTTgtgatgaaaataaaaggaaGGATTTCgagaataataattatgacAATAAATTTGttgatgatgaaaatatgaTAGAAGGAgaagataataaagaatatgagaaaaaaggaaaacaaaatgaagTGTATAAAGAAGATGAAAAGGGGAGCTATATtagtaatagtaatattaatgatgaattaaagaaaataaaagattgggatttaaaaaaatggCAACCTATAATTGAAGatcgtttttttttagaatGGTTAGTAAATATACCGTCTAATGAAGAAGCCGAACGAAAAGGTAAATTATCAACATCttataatgtaaataaattagaagagttatggaaaaataaaaaggatgTGTATATAGATGAATTaaattttgaaatattaaatgatgaaCCTAATAAAGTTGAACTGAAATATGAAGATGCTCATCATTATCAATCAATATTTTCTCCGTTAATTCAACTAGAAGCTGATTATGATAAATCAATTAAAGAAGGTCAGAAACAAGGAAATGTCAGTGTTCGATGGGATATTGgtttaaataaaaaacgATATGctcattttatttatgttaaaGAAGAAAGTGAATTGAGATTAGTTGCTGGGGATGAATTGAAAATATCTTATACATATCCCGATGGATCTGTGTGGTGTTGTGAAGGACATATATCTAGATTACATAATACCGAAGAAATATCATTAGAATTAAGAACATCTTGTACATCTAATGGACCATGGGtagataatataacaaCAGGATTTACTGTAGAATTTATATGGAAGAGTACAGCTTATGATCGCATGCAATTAGCTTTAAATGAATTTGCTTTGAATTCTTATTCATTAAGTGGATTTTTATATCACAAATTATTAGGACATGATATATCTGAGGATTCTTtggaatataataaaaatacattttataaattaatgCACAAAAAGGTAATGAGTATAAGAAATTATTCTGCTCCTAATTTAGCACCTCTTAATCATTCCCAAATAGATGCGATAAAAAGGAGCTTATTATCTCCTTTATCTTTAATACAAGGACCTCCTGGTACAGGAAAAACGTTAACATGTGCAACTCTAGTATATCATTTGgtaaaaatgaatatggGTAAGGTATTAGTAACTGCTCCGAGTAATGTGGCTGTAGATCAATTATCTGTTAGAATCCATAGGAGCGGTTTAAAGGTTGTTCGTTTGTGTGCTAAGAGTAGAGAATCTGTTCCAAGTATAGCTGagtatttatatttacataatcAGATGAAATTGTTAAAAACGGATATTGTTGAAGAgttaaataaattattagaATTAAAAGAGGAAGTAGGAGAATTATCTCAAAAAGACGAACGTAGATTAAAAAagttaatattatatgcagaacatgaaatattaatagaAGCAGATGTAATTTGTTGTACATGTGTTGGGGCTATGGATAAAcgattaaaaaaatttcgTTTCCGTCAAGTATTAGTTGATGAAGCAACACAATCAACTGAACCAGAATGTTTAGTACCTTTAGTAACAGGAGCAAAACAAATTGTATTAGTTGGTGATCATTGTCAATTAGGACCTATAATTGTTTGTAAAAAAGCTGCAAATGCTGGTTTAGGAAAAAGTTTATTTGAAAGATTAGTTATGTTAGGTATAACACCATTTAGATTAGAAGTACAATATCGTATGCATCCAGCTTTAAGTGAATTTCCATCTTATGTTTTTTATGATGGTAGTTTACAAAATGGTATTACTTTAAAAGAAAGAGAATATCCTTTAAAATCATTTCCATGGCCTAATCCTAAATGCCCTATGTTTTTCTACAATTCAACTGGTTTAGAAGAAATGTCTGCATCAGGTACAAGTTATCTTAATAGAAGTGAAGCTTCTAATATGGAAAAATTAGTTCGTACATTATTACAATGTGGTTTGAAACCATCACAAATCGGTGTTATAACACCTTATGAAGGACAAAGAGCATATATTACTTCattatttcaaaaaaatatttcttttcaaAATTCATCAGACATAGAAGTAGCATCAGTAGATGCTTTCCAAGGAAGAGAAAAagattttatattattatcatgtGTTCGAtctaataaaaaattaggTATAGGATTTTTAAATGATCCTAGAAGATTAAATGTTGCCTTGACCAGAGCAAAATATGGATTAATTATATGTGGTAATGCAAAGGTCTTATCAAGACATCATTTTATATCTagagaaaaaattaatgcAAATGAAACCATAACTAATGTAAATTCAGTATGGATCAATTTATTAAGtcaatttaaaaaaaaagatttaATTGTAGAAGGTTGTTTATCCAACTTGAAGCCactaaatataaatataccTACACCTACAAAATTACCATCTACATATACAAACTTTAATTATTTCCATAGTTATGataatttacaaaaaaataaaaccTATTCTTATCAAGATAAATTCAAATCTAATACttataaagataataacACAAATACAGCTAATcaatataatcataataataatcataataataataaaaataatgatgatgaattatttaattcttctcataataatcattattattcttcttattattattattcacattttaataaaaatcatGTACCAGACGAAAATACTAATTCACAATTTAATCTTAACCTTTCCAATTATAGTTATTGTAGTGACCATTTCATGAACaatgatttatataattatattaataaaaataagaagaaaaatattgtCAACTCATATGTTAATAATCTAAGTCAAATGTCTCAATTTAATGATTATCCAACCGAAACaaatcataataatgacgatcataattatttagaTCTTCATGacaaatataatgataatcttgatgatgataaaaaaagtattaaTAAATCTAATATTTCGTCATCAGTGAATAATTCAGAATTTTCATATcctaataataaaatgtcATCTAATCATTCTGTAGATTCATATAATCATGATACAAATTTAACTTCCATCTCCAAAAATGCGGACAACTTATTTCCGTATCTTTTctattataaaaataatcaaaacAGTAGTTCACAAccatatatgtattataatgaaaatagGAAACAAATAAATTCATCCAAGACACAAAAAAGTTTAAAAAATACGGTACTAAATAAATCTTCTACCTCTAATACCATGTTATCACAAAAGGATTCTATTATAGTTAATgaacaaaaattaaattgTGATAACTTGAAAAAGGTATCTGAAAATATGCATATAAATTAG